A single genomic interval of Juglans regia cultivar Chandler chromosome 1, Walnut 2.0, whole genome shotgun sequence harbors:
- the LOC108979116 gene encoding tricyclene synthase EBOS, chloroplastic-like gives MLSLYEASYLGFEGENLLDEAMEFARAGLEDLKIHASKSVAEQIQHALEVPLHHRMQRLEARWYIEAYSKREDANPVVLELAKLDFNIVQSVLQGELQEMSRWWNNMGLSKKLTFTRDRLVECFFWTVGIGFQPQLGHLRKQLTKVAALVTTIDDVYDVYGTLDELVLFTDAVERWDIKAAIDLPDYMKLCFLALYNTINEIVYDTLKEKGGNILPYLTKAWADMFKAFLQETKWSSDKEMPNFKDYLNNGWRSVSGTIFLVHSYFILNQTFTKEALEGLENYHGLLRWPSIIFRLSNDLSTAAAELERGETANSIHCYMRGTNLSEEHARKHLNNMAETTWKKLNKERVVNRLFGESLVETAINLARIAKCTYQYGDGHGAPDIRAKNRVLSLIIEPIPVLVERDQIPCLPK, from the exons ATGCTGAGTCTATACGAAGCTTCGTATCTGGGTTTTGAAGGAGAAAACCTCTTGGATGAGGCCATGGAATTCGCGAGAGCGGGTCTCGAGGACCTCAAAATCCATGCAAGTAAAAGCGTGGCAGAGCAGATTCAGCATGCATTGGAGGTTCCACTGCACCATAGAATGCAAAGACTGGAAGCTCGTTGGTATATTGAGGCATACAGCAAGAGGGAAGATGCAAATCCTGTTGTGCTTGAGCTTGCAAAGTTGGATTTTAATATAGTCCAGTCAGTACTTCAAGGAGAACTTCAAGAAATGTCAAg gtGGTGGAACAATATGGGGCTGTCGAAAAAGTTGACCTTCACCAGAGATAGGCTGGTGGAATGCTTCTTTTGGACGGTTGGAATTGGCTTCCAACCTCAGCTGGGCCATCTTCGTAAACAGCTGACCAAAGTTGCTGCTCTTGTCACCACCATTGATGACGTCTATGACGTTTATGGTACTTTGGATGAACTCGTGCTTTTTACAGATGCTGTCGAAAG ATGGGATATCAAAGCCGCGATAGACCTTCCTGACTATATGAAGCTATGCTTCTTAGCTCTCTATAACACTATTAATGAGATTGTTTACGACACTCTTAAGGAGAAAGGAGGAAACATCCTTCCATACCTAACCAAAGcg TGGGCAGATATGTTCAAAGCGTTCCTCCAAGAAACAAAGTGGAGTTCCGACAAGGAGATGCCAAACTTCAAGGACTATCTTAACAATGGCTGGCGATCCGTTTCTGGGACGATCTTCCTCGTTCATTCCtatttcatattgaatcaaACTTTCACAAAGGAGGCCCTTGAGGGCTTGGAAAATTACCATGGCCTCTTGCGGTGGCCATCCATCATTTTTCGACTCAGCAATGATTTGAGTACTGCTGCG GCAGAGTTAGAGAGAGGTGAAACTGCAAATTCAATCCATTGTTACATGCGAGGAACTAATCTTTCTGAGGAACATGCTCGTAAACACCTCAACAACATGGCTGAGACAACTtggaaaaaattgaacaaagaaAGAGTAGTTAATCGTTTGTTTGGAGAATCGTTGGTGGAAACAGCAATCAACCTCGCTCGGATTGCCAAATGCACGTACCAGTATGGGGATGGGCATGGAGCACCGGACATTAGAGCAAAGAATCGAGTCCTGTCGTTGATAATAGAGCCCATTCCAGTACTTGTTGAGAGAGATCAAATTCCTTGTTTACCAAAATGA